A region from the Citrobacter koseri ATCC BAA-895 genome encodes:
- a CDS encoding 6-phospho-beta-glucosidase: MSVFPQGFLWGGALAANQSEGAYREGGKGLSTVDMIPHGEHRMPVKLGLEKRFQLRDDEFYPSHDAIDFYHRYKDDIALMAEMGFTVFRTSIAWSRLYPDGDELTPNEEGIAFYRAVFEECKKYGIEPLVTLCHFDVPMHLVTEYGSWRNRKMVEFFTRYARTCFEAFDGLVKYWLTFNEINIMLHSPFSGAGLVFEEGENQDQVKYQAAHHELIASALATQIAHEVNPQNQVGCMLAGGNFYPYSCKPQDVWTALEKDRENLFFIDVQARGAYPAYSARVFREKGVVIEKAPEDDAILKNTVDFVSFSYYASRCASAEMNANNTNAANVVKSLRNPHLDVSEWGWGIDPLGLRITMNMMYDRYQKPLFLVENGLGAKDEPDAKGEIHDDYRIRYLREHIRAMADAIEDGVPLMGYTTWGCIDLVSASTGEMSKRYGFVYVDRDDAGNGTLARTRKKSFWWYKKVIASNGEDLA; this comes from the coding sequence GAGCACCGTCGATATGATCCCGCACGGCGAGCACCGTATGCCGGTCAAACTGGGGCTGGAGAAACGCTTTCAACTGCGGGATGACGAATTTTATCCTAGCCATGACGCGATTGATTTTTACCATCGCTATAAAGACGATATCGCCCTGATGGCGGAGATGGGCTTCACGGTGTTTCGCACCTCGATCGCCTGGAGCCGTCTCTACCCTGACGGCGATGAGCTGACGCCGAACGAAGAAGGCATCGCGTTTTATCGCGCGGTGTTTGAAGAGTGTAAAAAGTACGGTATTGAGCCGCTGGTCACGCTGTGCCACTTCGATGTGCCGATGCACCTGGTGACGGAGTACGGCTCCTGGCGCAATCGCAAAATGGTGGAATTCTTTACCCGCTACGCGCGAACCTGCTTTGAAGCCTTTGATGGTCTGGTGAAATACTGGCTGACGTTCAACGAAATCAACATCATGCTGCACAGCCCATTCTCCGGCGCGGGCCTGGTGTTTGAGGAAGGTGAAAATCAGGATCAGGTGAAGTATCAGGCCGCGCATCACGAGCTGATTGCCAGCGCGCTGGCGACCCAAATCGCCCATGAGGTCAACCCGCAAAACCAGGTCGGCTGTATGCTGGCGGGGGGCAATTTTTATCCGTACTCCTGTAAACCGCAGGACGTCTGGACCGCGCTGGAGAAAGACCGCGAAAACTTGTTCTTTATTGATGTGCAGGCGCGCGGCGCTTACCCGGCCTATTCCGCCCGCGTTTTTCGCGAGAAAGGCGTGGTGATTGAAAAAGCCCCGGAAGACGACGCTATCCTGAAGAACACCGTCGATTTCGTCTCGTTTAGCTACTACGCGTCACGCTGCGCCTCAGCGGAGATGAACGCCAATAACACCAACGCCGCCAACGTGGTGAAATCGCTGCGCAATCCGCACCTTGACGTCAGCGAATGGGGCTGGGGGATTGACCCGCTTGGTCTGCGCATCACTATGAATATGATGTATGACCGCTACCAGAAGCCGCTGTTTCTGGTGGAAAACGGCCTCGGCGCGAAAGATGAGCCGGACGCGAAAGGTGAGATCCATGATGATTACCGCATCCGCTACCTGCGTGAGCATATTCGGGCGATGGCCGACGCCATTGAAGACGGCGTGCCGCTGATGGGTTACACCACCTGGGGCTGCATCGATCTGGTGTCCGCCTCGACAGGCGAAATGAGCAAACGCTACGGGTTTGTGTATGTCGACCGTGACGACGCTGGCAACGGCACGCTGGCGCGTACCCGCAAAAAATCATTCTGGTGGTACAAGAAAGTGATTGCGAGTAACGGGGAAGATCTGGCGTAG